Genomic segment of Streptomyces alboniger:
CTCGGTGAACGACCCCGTCTTCTGGCTGCACCACGCCTTCGTGGACCTGCTGTGGGACCGCTGGCAGCGCCGCCACCCCCGCTCGGCGCCCTACCTCCCCGCACGGCCCCCCGGCCCCGGCTCCTCCCAGTACCGGCGCATCGTCGCCCGCCACGAGCCGATGCCGCCGTGGGACGTCGAGCCGGACGACCTGCTGGGGCACAAAGGGCTCTACACCTACGGCGGTTGACACCGCGGGCGGACAGCACGAAGCCCCCGGTGGAACGCTCACCGGGGGCTTCGCGGGACGTGTCAGCCGCCGTAGCCGCCGTGGTGGCGACCGCCACCCTTGTGGTCGTCGCCCTTGTGGTGCCCGCCGCCGTGGTGGTGGTGCTTGTCGCTCTTGTTGACACACTGGTTGCCGAAGGTGGGGTTCAGCAGACCGATGATGTCGACGGTGTTGCCGCAGAGGTTCACGGGGACGTGGATCGGGACCTGGAGCAGGTTGCCCGAGAGCACGCCCGGGGAGCCGACGGCCTGGCCCTGCGCACCGGCGTCCGCCGAAGCCAGGCCGGCGCCCCCGAGCACGACAGCACCGGTGCCGACGGTGGCGGCGGCTGCCTTCGCGATGCGATACATCACGTTCTCCTTTGAGTCGGAAAGAGCGGCTGCTGCGCGCAGCCGCATTTTTCTAACGTCTGTTCTCCCGGGGAAGTAACGGCATAAAACGCTTCGGCCACCGTTTCGGAAATCGCTATTCGGCGCGTCAAGCCGACGCGCCGAATACATGGTTTTCTGTTTTCTCATGAGTGAGAGCGGCGGGAAAGCCGTGTCCTTGGCGAGGGTCCGGCCGTTTCTGAGGGCATGACATCAGCACGACGACTTATCGCCGCTGTCTCACTGGCCGCCGGAACAGCCGCCCTGGCCACCCCGGCGGCCCACGCCGCCGGCGGCCTGCCGGGGCCGGGCAACATCTCGGTGCAGGGCACGATCAACGAACTCCAGACGGCGGGCATCCCCGAGGAGCACCGCGCCGTGGTGCCCACGATCGACCAGCAGCTCGGCGGTCTGAGCCAGCTGAGCAAGCTCCAAGCGCTGGTCGAGCCGGTGGCCCCCCTGATGAACCTCGTGCCCTCCGTCCAGTAGCCGGACACGCCCTAGGGCGTGTCCGCAAAGTCCCGCCTGCGCCGCGACGCCCGGCACGCACTCTCGCCGCGTCGGCCGAAAGCCCAAGTACGCCCAGTACGAGGGCATCCGGCCGCCACGCCGAGAGCACGCACCGGACGCCGCGACGCCCGCCCTGCGGGCGAACGACGGGACTTCGCGGACACGCCCTAGAGGAGCCGGGCTCCCCGTCTGGCCAGGTAGCGGACCGGGTCGATGTCCGTGCCGTAGCCGCGGTGGGCCCGGATCTCCAGGTGCAGATGGGGGCCGGTGGCCCGCCCCGTCGCACCGCTGCTCCCGATGCGGCCCCCGGCGCGGACCCGTGTTCCCTGCTGGACGTGGATGCGGGAGAGATGGGCGTAGACGGCATAGCGGCCGTCCCGCATCCGCACGGTCACCGCGTTGCCGTACGCCCCCGACCAGCGCGCGAGGACGACGACCCCCGCGCCCACCGCGTACACCGGCGTCCCGCGCGGCACCGCCAGGTCGATGCCCGTGTGGTGCCCGGCGAGCCAGTCGCCGCGGATTCCGTAGCGCGCGCTGACTCTGAAGCGCCTGCGCAGCGGGAGGGCGAAACGGCCGGGCGCTCGCTCGGGGGCGAGGCCCCGGGTCTCGTCGGGGGCGACGTGGGAGTCGGCCTCGGCCAGGGCCGCTTCGAACTCGGCGTCGTACCCACCCGTGCAGACATCCGCATCCGCTGGTCGCGCGAGGGCGCGGGACGCGGTCAGCGGGGCCGCTCCGACGGCCAGGATTCCGGCGGCGACGCGCAAAGCGTGGCGCCGCGTGGGAGGCGCCTTTGGCGCCTTCTCTATGTCGTAGTCCATGCCCGCCAGCTCACTAGCGGCGGGCACGACACGCATCCCGTGGCCGCCGTGACTACTCCAGGCGGCTCAATCGGCCCGATCACATGAAGGACATGCCGCCGCCCACGACGCAGGACCTGCCGTACTTCCAGTCGCACTCGACCTGGCCGACGACGGTCGCGGTAGGGCCGCTCGGGCCCGTGGGGGCCGCCGCGGAGGGGCTGAACACCAGCAGCGGGACCAACACCGCCACCAGCGACAAAAGCAGTCTGAGGTGAACCGACACGTCCGTTCTCCTCGTGATCGTCGTATCCCGAGACCCTCCGATCCTGCCCAGATGTCACTCATGATCGCTATTCCGACACGGTGAGTGACCTGCGGGGGAGCGGGGCGGTCGGCGCTTACGTTGGTCGGCGTGAAGATCGATTGCGTCGGTGGGGGGCCCGCCTCCCTGTATCTGGCCATCCTCGCCAAGCTTCAGGAACCGGCCCACGAGGTCACCGTCCACGAGAGGCACGCGGCCGGCACCAGCCACGGCTGGGGCGTCACGTACTGGCCCGATCTCCTGGAAGAGCTGCGCACCCACGACCCCGTGTCCGCGCGCGCCGTCGCGGAGCGGTCCGTGCGCTGGCGCGGCGGCTTCGCCCACGTCGGCGACAGGACCACGGCCCACGACGGCGACGTGGGCCACGCCATCGGGCGCCACCGGCTGCGGACCGTCCTCGCCGACCGCGCCCGGGAGCTGGGTGTCGGGCTGGAGTTCGGCGCCGAGATCGGCAGCCGGGCCGAGCTGCCCGACGCGGACCTCGTCGTCGCGGGCGACGGCGCGCACAGCAGGCTCCGCACGGAGAGCGCCGCCCACTTCGGTACGCGCGTGACCACCGGCGCCAACCGCTTCATCTGGCTCGGCACGACCCGGGTCTTCACCGCGTTCACCTTCGCCTTCGTGGAGAGTGGGCACGGCTGGATCTGGTGCTACGCCTACGGGTACGGCCCCGATCGCAGCACCTGCGTGGTGGAGTGCTCCGAGGCCACCTGGACCGGCCTCGGCCTCGACAGGATCGACCACGCCGACGCCCTGCGCCTGCTGGAGAAGCTCTTCGCCGACATGCTCGACGGCCACGAACTCCTCGGCCGTACGGACATCGAGGGCCACGCGCAGTGGCAGGCCTTCCCGACCGTCACCAACGAGGCGTGGTCCCACGGCAACCTCGTCCTGATCGGCGACGCCGCGCACACCACGCACTACTCGATCGGGGCCGGCACCAGCCTCGCCCTGCGGGACGCCGCGTGTCTGGCGCGGATGCTGGGTCCGGCGGGACCCGGGCGGCTTCCGGACGCGCTCGCGGCCTACGAGCGCGAGCGCAAGCAGGCCCTGCTCTCCGTGCAGAGCGCGGCCCGGCACAGCGCCCAGTGGTACGAGAACCTTCCCCGGTACATCGGCCTTGAGCCGCGGCAGATGTTCGCGCTGCTCGGACAGCGCCATTCGCCGCTGCTGCCGTATGTGCCGCCCCAGCTCTACTACCACCTGGACCAGACCGTGGGCCGCCTGCCGTCCCTGCGCCGGCTCAAGCAGAGCCTCGGCCCCCGGCTGGCGCGCGTCCTCCAGAGCCGACGCCCTCGGGGCTGAGCCGAGGGGCTGCGCCGAAGGGCGCGGCGGGGGCGGTGGAGGCGGTGGGTGCAGTGTCCACGCGTTCACCCGAATGGCCCCATCGGCCCCGGTGGGGGATGTGAGCGGTGCGAGCGGCGCCGGCCCCGGGATGGCGAGGCCTCGCGGGCCGTTCCCCGCACGCTGCGTGACGCTCCGCCTTGCGCGGCGGGCCTTGGCGGCGCGCGATGGAGCATGAGGCGTGCGTCGTCCGTGGCGGATTGGTTTCTGCCCGTCGCACGCTCCAAGGGAGTGATCACCCATGACGCAGGGCGAGGCCTTCACCAACCCCGATGCGCTCAAGGGCCTGACAGCCTACGACCGGACCGGCGAGAAGATCGGCAGCATCGAACGGGTCTACCTCGACGACCGCAGCGGACGCCCCGAGTGGGTGACCGTGAAGACCGGCCTCTTCG
This window contains:
- a CDS encoding chaplin; amino-acid sequence: MYRIAKAAAATVGTGAVVLGGAGLASADAGAQGQAVGSPGVLSGNLLQVPIHVPVNLCGNTVDIIGLLNPTFGNQCVNKSDKHHHHGGGHHKGDDHKGGGRHHGGYGG
- a CDS encoding M23 family metallopeptidase, which produces MPAASELAGMDYDIEKAPKAPPTRRHALRVAAGILAVGAAPLTASRALARPADADVCTGGYDAEFEAALAEADSHVAPDETRGLAPERAPGRFALPLRRRFRVSARYGIRGDWLAGHHTGIDLAVPRGTPVYAVGAGVVVLARWSGAYGNAVTVRMRDGRYAVYAHLSRIHVQQGTRVRAGGRIGSSGATGRATGPHLHLEIRAHRGYGTDIDPVRYLARRGARLL
- a CDS encoding FAD-dependent monooxygenase yields the protein MKIDCVGGGPASLYLAILAKLQEPAHEVTVHERHAAGTSHGWGVTYWPDLLEELRTHDPVSARAVAERSVRWRGGFAHVGDRTTAHDGDVGHAIGRHRLRTVLADRARELGVGLEFGAEIGSRAELPDADLVVAGDGAHSRLRTESAAHFGTRVTTGANRFIWLGTTRVFTAFTFAFVESGHGWIWCYAYGYGPDRSTCVVECSEATWTGLGLDRIDHADALRLLEKLFADMLDGHELLGRTDIEGHAQWQAFPTVTNEAWSHGNLVLIGDAAHTTHYSIGAGTSLALRDAACLARMLGPAGPGRLPDALAAYERERKQALLSVQSAARHSAQWYENLPRYIGLEPRQMFALLGQRHSPLLPYVPPQLYYHLDQTVGRLPSLRRLKQSLGPRLARVLQSRRPRG